One stretch of Streptomyces sp. R21 DNA includes these proteins:
- a CDS encoding cyclase family protein has protein sequence MSEPSVLAALVSALRSGAIEVVDLTSPLSSSTPVIQLPSEFGQTAVFELEEISRYDDRGPAWYWNNFRSGEHTGTHFDAPNHWVTGKDLDDVASVPARRLIAPAAVLDFSAEAEQDPDFLVEVDHVKAWEGANGPLPEGGWLLLRTGWDARSNTQEAFLNADENGPHTPGLSPECARWVVQESPVIGLGVETVGTDAGRAHSFDPAFPCHSHLMGGGKYGLTQLQNLAALPATGAVIIAGPLPIVTGSGAPARVLALVERS, from the coding sequence GTGTCCGAGCCGTCCGTCCTCGCCGCTCTGGTGTCCGCGCTGCGGAGTGGGGCGATCGAGGTCGTCGACCTCACGTCACCGCTGTCGTCGTCGACGCCGGTGATCCAGTTGCCCTCCGAGTTCGGCCAGACCGCGGTGTTCGAACTGGAGGAGATCAGCAGATACGACGACCGGGGCCCGGCCTGGTACTGGAACAACTTCCGCAGTGGCGAGCACACCGGCACCCACTTCGACGCCCCGAACCACTGGGTCACCGGGAAGGACCTCGACGACGTCGCGTCGGTGCCGGCGCGTCGGCTGATCGCACCGGCGGCCGTGCTGGACTTCTCCGCCGAGGCGGAACAGGACCCCGATTTCCTCGTCGAGGTGGACCACGTGAAGGCGTGGGAGGGGGCGAACGGGCCGCTGCCCGAAGGCGGTTGGCTGCTGCTGCGCACCGGCTGGGACGCCCGCTCGAACACGCAGGAGGCGTTCCTCAACGCGGACGAGAACGGCCCGCACACCCCTGGCCTGTCCCCGGAGTGCGCCCGCTGGGTGGTGCAGGAGTCACCGGTGATCGGCCTCGGCGTCGAGACGGTGGGCACCGACGCCGGACGTGCGCACTCGTTCGACCCGGCCTTCCCGTGCCACTCCCACCTCATGGGCGGCGGCAAGTACGGTCTGACCCAGTTGCAGAACCTGGCCGCGCTGCCGGCCACCGGGGCCGTGATCATCGCGGGACCGCTGCCCATCGTCACGGGGTCGGGGGCTCCCGCACGGGTGCTCGCCCTGGTGGAGCGGTCATGA
- a CDS encoding fructosamine kinase family protein: MSDTETETAGEGESTGAAAARLTGRPVTGERPLSGTLAEVTLDGGQLVMAKRGDDPGEVRAEASGLRWLADTGTVRVPGVHGHDRRWLVTDRVPPGRPSARAAAEFGRDLAALHAAGAPAFGAPPPGGLEDAYIGRAPMRNAPGTADWPSWYAEHRVLPYLRSAVDDGTVRHAEAAVVESVCERLPELAGPAEPPARLHGDLWNGNVLWGADGHVWLIDPAAHGGHRETDLAMLHLFGCPYLERVLDGYQDAAPLADGWADRIGLHQLFPLLVHTVLFGRGYAEQTLVVARSVLAG, encoded by the coding sequence ATGAGCGACACCGAGACGGAGACGGCCGGCGAGGGCGAGAGCACGGGTGCTGCGGCAGCCCGACTCACCGGGCGCCCCGTGACAGGTGAGCGCCCGCTGTCCGGAACACTCGCCGAAGTCACCCTCGACGGCGGCCAGTTGGTGATGGCCAAGCGCGGTGACGACCCCGGTGAGGTGCGGGCCGAGGCGTCAGGGCTGCGCTGGCTGGCCGACACCGGCACGGTCCGTGTCCCGGGGGTGCACGGCCATGACCGGCGCTGGTTGGTGACCGACCGGGTCCCGCCGGGTCGGCCGAGCGCACGGGCAGCGGCGGAGTTCGGACGCGACCTGGCCGCCCTGCATGCCGCCGGCGCACCCGCGTTCGGAGCCCCGCCACCCGGCGGCCTCGAAGACGCGTACATCGGGCGCGCTCCGATGCGCAACGCCCCCGGCACGGCGGACTGGCCGAGCTGGTACGCCGAGCACCGCGTGCTGCCCTATCTGCGCAGCGCGGTGGACGACGGCACGGTGCGCCACGCCGAGGCGGCCGTGGTCGAGAGTGTCTGCGAGCGGCTGCCGGAGCTGGCGGGCCCTGCCGAGCCGCCCGCTCGGCTGCACGGCGACCTGTGGAACGGCAACGTGCTGTGGGGCGCCGACGGGCACGTCTGGTTGATCGACCCGGCCGCGCACGGCGGCCACCGGGAGACCGACCTGGCGATGCTCCACCTGTTCGGCTGCCCTTACCTGGAGCGGGTGTTGGACGGCTATCAGGACGCGGCGCCGCTCGCCGACGGCTGGGCGGACCGCATCGGACTGCACCAGCTCTTCCCGCTGCTGGTGCACACGGTGCTGTTCGGCCGCGGCTACGCCGAGCAGACGCTCGTGGTGGCACGGTCGGTCTTGGCGGGGTGA
- a CDS encoding thiamine pyrophosphate-binding protein, which produces MKVAEAVGRAVTAAGVDHVFGVVGSGNFHLTNAMVAAGARFVAARHEGGAATMADAYARMSGTVAALSVHQGPGLTNAVTGIAEAAKSRTPLLVLAAEVTRPTSNFYVDQAALAHAVGAVTARVTSAENAVEQACAAVRQALHERRTVVLNLPLEVQALDVPDDAPALVVPPPPRAAVKPTAADVAALAQVLDRSRQPVFVAGRGARGPGCREALVALAERYGALLATSAVARGLFHGDPWSLDVSGGFSSPQAAELIRSADVIVGWGCALNMWTTRHGRLIGPQTTVVQVDDEASALGVHRAVQLGVTGDVRLTARRVLETGGGQREGFRKAALAAGLAERVRMRDVPYEDGGSRERIDPRTLSIALDDILPAERVIGVDSGNFMGYPSTYLSVPDQHGFCFTQAFQSIGLGLATTIGAALARPDRLPVAALGDGGALMGAAELDTVRRLGLPMVVVVYNDDAYGAEVHHFGPDGHVLDTVEFPPTDIAAVARGYGFEAVTARTVTDLKAVSDWLAGPRTAPLLIDAKVAGDRGAWWLEEAFRGH; this is translated from the coding sequence ATGAAGGTCGCCGAAGCCGTCGGGCGGGCCGTCACCGCCGCCGGGGTCGACCACGTGTTCGGTGTGGTCGGTTCGGGCAACTTCCATCTGACCAACGCCATGGTCGCGGCCGGCGCCCGGTTCGTCGCCGCACGCCATGAGGGCGGCGCGGCGACGATGGCCGACGCGTACGCCCGGATGAGCGGCACGGTGGCCGCGCTGAGCGTGCATCAGGGACCTGGTCTGACGAACGCGGTCACCGGCATCGCGGAGGCGGCCAAGAGCCGTACACCGCTCCTCGTGCTCGCTGCCGAAGTGACCAGGCCGACATCCAACTTCTACGTCGACCAGGCGGCCCTGGCCCACGCGGTGGGCGCGGTCACGGCGCGCGTGACCTCGGCGGAGAACGCCGTCGAGCAGGCCTGCGCCGCAGTGCGACAAGCCCTCCACGAGCGCCGCACCGTGGTGCTGAACCTTCCCCTTGAGGTGCAGGCCCTGGACGTACCGGACGACGCGCCGGCCCTGGTCGTGCCGCCGCCCCCGCGGGCGGCGGTCAAGCCGACGGCAGCCGACGTGGCGGCGTTGGCGCAGGTGCTCGACCGGTCCCGGCAACCGGTCTTCGTGGCCGGCCGGGGAGCACGCGGACCCGGTTGCCGCGAGGCCCTCGTCGCGCTCGCCGAGCGCTACGGCGCACTGCTCGCGACATCGGCCGTCGCGCGCGGGCTGTTCCACGGCGACCCGTGGTCGCTCGATGTGTCCGGCGGCTTCTCGTCCCCGCAGGCGGCCGAGCTGATCCGGTCGGCGGACGTGATCGTGGGCTGGGGCTGCGCGCTGAACATGTGGACGACGCGGCACGGACGACTGATCGGTCCGCAGACGACCGTCGTACAGGTCGACGACGAAGCGTCGGCACTCGGCGTGCACCGGGCGGTGCAGCTCGGTGTCACCGGCGATGTGCGACTCACCGCGCGGCGTGTGCTGGAGACGGGCGGCGGGCAGCGGGAGGGCTTTCGGAAGGCGGCCCTCGCCGCCGGCCTCGCTGAACGCGTGCGCATGCGGGACGTGCCGTACGAGGATGGCGGCAGCCGCGAGCGGATCGACCCGCGGACGCTGAGCATCGCGCTCGACGACATCCTTCCCGCCGAGCGGGTGATCGGCGTGGACTCCGGCAACTTCATGGGCTACCCGAGCACCTACCTGTCGGTGCCCGACCAGCACGGCTTCTGTTTCACCCAGGCGTTCCAGTCGATCGGGCTGGGGCTGGCGACCACGATCGGCGCGGCGCTCGCGCGACCGGACCGGCTCCCCGTGGCCGCGCTCGGCGACGGCGGCGCGCTGATGGGCGCGGCCGAACTCGACACGGTGCGCCGGCTGGGGCTGCCGATGGTGGTCGTCGTCTACAACGACGACGCCTACGGAGCGGAGGTGCACCACTTCGGGCCCGACGGACACGTGCTCGACACGGTCGAGTTCCCGCCGACGGACATCGCCGCGGTGGCGCGCGGCTACGGCTTCGAAGCGGTGACCGCGCGCACGGTCACCGACCTGAAGGCCGTGTCGGACTGGCTGGCAGGGCCACGAACCGCGCCCCTGCTCATCGACGCCAAGGTGGCCGGCGACCGCGGGGCCTGGTGGCTGGAGGAGGCGTTCCGGGGCCACTGA
- a CDS encoding SDR family NAD(P)-dependent oxidoreductase yields MDLVREELLRPLVALLSQHPAERPAFTDSRRTVTYGDLLLSSGRIASGLGVARGDRVLLHVGSRVEFVTYALAVLRSAAVGVPLSVRATEAELAHYADDSGATLLITEARHAAMAERLRERQPDLRVLIAEDGPTAASGPPRDDLGIDEPAWLLYTSGTTGRQKGVLTTQRAMLWSAAACYAPMFGLSEQDTILWPLPMHHCFALSFALVGTVATGAHTRIVDGDLAAVLAEHPGCVLAGVPATYAQLAYEDGDMGVPPRLCITAGAPCTAATRAAVMDLFGTPLLDCYGATETSGKIAVQLPGETGGMDGMGDTGLTPVHGVDVRVVDGEILVRTPGLMLGYHGQPASSVDDGWYRTGDAGRFEGGRLTVAGRLDDVIICGGQNVHPLEVEAVIAESPSVRDVLVVGSPDDLAGEVPVAFVVPDADGFDPEELRRLCLRRLSLYKVPVEFRRVETIPRTASGKPLRRAMAEQAAERGELSRTGLEELVREEVAALCDGDGGGGGDGGGPGFGAGESGSDRWHDRAFTDLGLSSLGGVQLRRRIAARTGLALPQSLVYDFPTPGELIDALARMMSRREPVSGSGQASQSLPDAGAARPGTHEPIAIVAMACRYPGGVESPEDLWRLVSDGVDATGDFPADRGWDLDTLYDTDPDRIGGSTTRRGGFLYGAADFDAGMFRISPSEALATDPQQRLLLETSWELFERAGIDTTTLRASGSGTGGGGAAGVFIGVMNEDYASRFESHELEGRLGIGSSHAVASGRISYTFGLTGPAVTVDTACSSSLVALHWAAKALRTGECSLAVAGGATVMSTPRTFLAFSRQRGLSPDGRCRSYAADADGTAWSEGVGIVLLERLSDARRNGHPVLAVLRGSAMNADGASNGLTAPSARAQREVIRSALADAGLSTADVDAVDGHGTATPLGDPIEAEALLATYGQDRDQDRPLWLGSVKSNLGHTQAAAGVAGVIKMVEALRHEQLPPSLYADRPSPRIDWSAGRVSLLAAGRPWPTSDRTRRAAVSSFGIGGTNAHVIIEEAPPEDACTDTATGTVTGTATGTGRDAGAAAAQARVNDPVAQREFPTPPWLLSGADGPALRSVAAGLLQAPDDIDVGYTLAVGRTALAHRAVIAAGDRAALRALAAGERAGATVPAAACLAFLFSGQGAQRAGMGRELARAFPVFTEAFDQACRALGGSVRELAFGGEPLDRTDQAQATLFAFEVALYRLLESWGVRPDVLVGHSVGEIAAAHVAGVLSLDDAATLVTARGRLMAELPAGGVMIAVDATEAEVAPLVAEVAGRVSIAAVNGPHAVVVSGEEAATTAVARRFGRSTSLRVSHAFHSPLMEPMLDAFREVARSLTYHRPEIPLISGLTGRFSDEMCSAEYWVRHARHTVRFSDAISTLAESGVTSCLEVGPDAVLSRAAAAVLPATVPAVPATRAGSDEGETLLAGLGAVHTAGVYVDWRSVFAGSDARLFPLPTYPFQRSRYWLDPPQPGGGGRDHALLEPALVAPDSPRIVHGGSIAVRAHGWLADHVVGDSALVPATAFVDIALHAGAGAGVDELTIEAPLRLAAADTVQLQVVVDGQRIDIYAKQRAADRWTRHASGRLSQRGPAPEPYRAEWPPADATQLDVAGRYDTFAYGPAFRAVTALWSRGDEVFAEVSLPDGVAGRFGLHPVLLDAAVHVAALAEGPSGGARVPFVWNGVELYAPGTRSARIRCVRTGSDTIGVYLFDDAGEPVATVASMFTRPMAPQDTMLFRPQWIPVPAVPATGETTVVEIVDGRSGAVRSADDRSVAVRSLTTRALDALHAWQGQGQGQEHDGHGRDGHGQGHRGRLVVVTRNATTPDPDLAAAAVGGLVSAAAAEHPERITLVDLDSDLPVDRVLDLVGGNHEPQLAIRDGVPHALRIRRAAPSDTRPIDPSGTVLITGGTGALGALLARHLVHEHGVRHLVLVSRRGPAAPDAEHLRTELSELGADVRIVAADVADRGAVERLIGACDPPLTAVVHTAAVLDDGVLATQTPARMDTVLKAKADAAWVLHEATARLPLSAFVLYSSVAGVFGKAGQANYGAANRFLDALACHRRALGLPAVSLAWGLWEPGSGLGDQISDLARRRIRASGIAGLSAEQGLALFDAAIGSAEPVLVPVLFDPTATALPPIVGSLVGNHLPPARRSWPAQMPEPELRELLRAEIAAVLGQPDPAALPDDKPFTDLGFDSLAVIQIRNRLNELTGLDLPARLLFEKPTVGGLADHLHGELFGREGGEGGEGREGGEGGEGEVGREARATTPPGEPRDATRYRP; encoded by the coding sequence GTGGACCTTGTTCGAGAAGAGTTGTTACGGCCCCTCGTGGCGCTGCTCTCCCAACACCCTGCGGAGCGCCCGGCGTTCACCGACTCCCGCCGCACGGTGACGTACGGGGATCTGCTGCTGAGCAGCGGGCGGATCGCGTCCGGGCTCGGGGTGGCCCGGGGCGACCGGGTACTCCTCCATGTGGGCAGTCGTGTCGAGTTCGTCACCTACGCCCTGGCGGTACTGCGCTCGGCCGCTGTCGGTGTGCCGTTGAGCGTGCGGGCGACCGAGGCCGAGCTCGCCCACTACGCCGACGATTCCGGTGCGACGCTGCTCATCACCGAGGCTCGGCACGCGGCGATGGCGGAGCGGCTGCGCGAGCGACAGCCGGATCTGCGTGTGCTGATCGCCGAGGACGGTCCCACCGCGGCGTCGGGCCCGCCCCGTGACGACCTCGGTATCGACGAGCCGGCCTGGCTGCTCTACACCTCCGGCACGACCGGTCGGCAGAAGGGAGTGCTGACCACCCAGCGCGCGATGCTCTGGTCGGCGGCCGCCTGCTACGCCCCGATGTTCGGGCTGTCCGAACAGGACACCATTCTCTGGCCGTTGCCGATGCACCACTGCTTCGCGCTCTCGTTCGCGCTCGTCGGCACGGTGGCGACCGGCGCGCATACGAGGATCGTCGACGGGGACCTGGCAGCGGTACTCGCCGAACATCCTGGCTGTGTGCTGGCCGGAGTGCCCGCCACCTATGCCCAACTGGCCTACGAAGACGGGGACATGGGCGTTCCGCCGCGGCTGTGCATCACGGCCGGTGCGCCCTGCACCGCGGCGACGCGCGCCGCGGTCATGGACCTGTTCGGCACGCCACTGCTGGACTGCTACGGCGCCACCGAGACCAGCGGCAAGATCGCCGTCCAACTGCCGGGCGAGACAGGCGGGATGGACGGGATGGGCGACACGGGGCTGACACCCGTGCACGGGGTCGATGTCCGCGTCGTGGACGGGGAGATCCTGGTCCGCACCCCGGGACTCATGCTCGGCTACCACGGGCAACCCGCCTCCTCGGTCGACGACGGCTGGTACCGGACCGGTGACGCGGGGCGGTTCGAGGGCGGTCGGCTCACCGTCGCCGGCCGGCTCGACGACGTGATCATCTGCGGTGGTCAGAACGTCCACCCGCTGGAGGTGGAAGCCGTGATCGCGGAATCGCCCTCGGTGCGTGACGTCCTCGTGGTCGGCTCGCCCGACGACCTGGCGGGCGAAGTACCGGTGGCGTTCGTCGTGCCGGACGCGGACGGCTTCGATCCCGAGGAGCTGCGTCGGCTGTGCCTGCGGCGGCTCAGCCTGTACAAGGTGCCGGTGGAATTCCGCCGGGTCGAGACGATTCCGCGTACGGCCTCGGGCAAGCCCCTGCGCAGGGCGATGGCGGAACAGGCGGCGGAACGAGGTGAGTTGAGCCGGACGGGGCTGGAGGAACTCGTCCGCGAGGAGGTCGCAGCGCTGTGCGACGGCGACGGCGGTGGCGGTGGCGACGGTGGTGGTCCCGGCTTCGGCGCGGGTGAGAGCGGCAGCGACCGGTGGCACGATCGCGCCTTCACGGACCTGGGCCTCTCGTCCTTGGGCGGCGTGCAACTGCGACGTCGCATCGCCGCCCGTACCGGCCTCGCTCTGCCGCAATCCCTCGTCTACGACTTTCCGACCCCGGGTGAACTGATCGACGCGCTCGCTCGAATGATGAGCAGGCGGGAACCGGTGTCCGGCTCCGGGCAGGCATCCCAGTCCCTCCCGGACGCGGGGGCCGCGCGCCCCGGTACGCACGAGCCGATCGCCATCGTGGCGATGGCGTGCCGGTATCCGGGCGGTGTGGAGTCGCCGGAGGATCTCTGGCGGCTGGTCTCCGACGGTGTCGACGCGACCGGGGACTTCCCCGCCGACCGGGGCTGGGACCTGGACACCCTGTACGACACCGACCCGGACCGGATCGGCGGCTCCACCACCCGGCGTGGCGGCTTCCTGTACGGCGCGGCCGACTTCGATGCCGGGATGTTCCGCATCTCGCCGAGCGAGGCACTCGCCACCGACCCGCAGCAGCGGTTGCTGCTGGAGACATCCTGGGAACTCTTCGAACGCGCGGGCATCGACACCACGACACTGCGCGCCAGCGGAAGCGGTACTGGTGGCGGCGGCGCGGCGGGCGTGTTCATCGGTGTCATGAACGAGGACTACGCAAGCCGGTTCGAGTCGCATGAGCTGGAGGGGCGGCTGGGCATCGGGTCCTCGCACGCCGTCGCGTCCGGACGGATCTCCTACACGTTCGGGCTGACCGGCCCCGCCGTCACCGTCGACACGGCCTGCTCGTCGTCGCTGGTCGCCCTGCACTGGGCGGCGAAGGCGTTGCGCACGGGCGAATGCTCCCTCGCGGTGGCCGGTGGTGCGACGGTGATGTCGACGCCGAGGACGTTCCTGGCGTTCAGCAGGCAGCGCGGCCTGTCGCCGGACGGTCGCTGCCGGTCCTACGCGGCGGACGCCGACGGTACGGCGTGGTCGGAGGGCGTCGGGATCGTCCTGCTGGAGCGGCTCAGCGATGCCCGTCGCAACGGCCACCCGGTGCTGGCGGTGCTACGGGGTTCGGCGATGAACGCGGACGGCGCGTCCAACGGCCTCACCGCGCCCAGCGCACGCGCGCAGCGCGAGGTGATCCGGTCGGCGCTCGCGGACGCCGGGCTGTCCACGGCGGACGTCGACGCGGTCGACGGACATGGGACGGCCACACCGCTGGGCGACCCGATCGAGGCGGAAGCGCTGCTCGCGACGTACGGCCAGGACCGGGACCAGGACCGGCCGCTGTGGCTCGGCTCGGTGAAGTCCAACCTCGGGCACACTCAGGCGGCGGCGGGCGTGGCAGGCGTGATCAAAATGGTCGAGGCGCTGCGGCACGAGCAGTTGCCCCCCTCGCTGTACGCCGACCGGCCGAGTCCGCGGATCGACTGGTCGGCAGGCAGGGTGTCGCTCCTCGCTGCGGGCCGGCCGTGGCCGACGTCCGACCGGACGCGCCGCGCGGCTGTCTCCTCGTTCGGGATCGGCGGCACCAACGCACACGTGATCATCGAGGAGGCTCCGCCCGAGGACGCGTGTACGGACACCGCCACGGGCACAGTCACCGGCACAGCCACGGGGACGGGCCGTGACGCCGGCGCGGCTGCCGCCCAGGCCCGGGTCAACGACCCAGTGGCGCAACGAGAGTTCCCCACCCCGCCATGGCTGCTCAGCGGCGCCGACGGCCCCGCCCTGCGTTCCGTCGCCGCCGGGCTCCTTCAGGCGCCGGACGACATCGATGTCGGCTACACCCTGGCGGTGGGCCGTACGGCACTCGCTCACCGCGCCGTGATCGCGGCCGGTGACCGGGCCGCCCTGCGTGCGCTGGCGGCCGGTGAACGTGCGGGGGCGACGGTGCCCGCCGCCGCGTGCCTCGCGTTCCTGTTCAGTGGCCAGGGTGCCCAACGGGCGGGAATGGGCCGGGAGTTGGCGCGGGCCTTCCCTGTGTTCACCGAGGCCTTCGACCAGGCGTGCCGGGCGCTCGGCGGTTCGGTGCGGGAGTTGGCCTTCGGTGGCGAACCGTTGGACCGCACCGACCAGGCGCAGGCCACCCTGTTCGCGTTCGAAGTCGCGCTGTACCGGCTGCTGGAATCCTGGGGTGTGCGGCCGGATGTGCTCGTCGGTCATTCGGTCGGGGAGATCGCCGCCGCGCATGTGGCCGGTGTTCTGTCGCTGGACGACGCGGCGACGCTCGTCACCGCCCGCGGGCGCTTGATGGCGGAGCTGCCCGCCGGCGGCGTCATGATCGCGGTGGACGCCACCGAGGCCGAGGTCGCGCCGCTGGTGGCCGAGGTCGCCGGCCGGGTCTCGATCGCAGCGGTCAACGGCCCGCACGCCGTGGTGGTGTCCGGCGAGGAGGCCGCTACGACCGCCGTGGCCCGACGGTTCGGTCGCAGCACGTCCCTGCGCGTCAGCCACGCGTTCCACTCGCCGCTGATGGAACCCATGCTCGACGCGTTCCGCGAAGTCGCACGGAGTCTGACCTACCACCGACCCGAGATCCCATTGATCTCCGGCCTGACGGGCAGGTTCTCCGACGAGATGTGCTCGGCCGAGTACTGGGTGAGGCACGCGCGGCACACCGTCCGCTTCTCCGACGCGATCTCCACTCTCGCCGAATCCGGTGTGACCAGCTGCCTCGAAGTCGGCCCGGACGCCGTGCTCAGCCGTGCCGCAGCGGCCGTGCTTCCCGCGACGGTTCCCGCGGTGCCGGCGACGCGCGCCGGTAGTGACGAGGGCGAGACGCTGCTCGCGGGGCTCGGCGCGGTGCACACGGCAGGGGTCTACGTCGACTGGCGATCCGTGTTCGCGGGCAGCGACGCCCGGCTGTTCCCGCTGCCCACCTATCCCTTCCAGCGCAGCCGCTACTGGCTCGATCCACCGCAGCCCGGTGGCGGCGGTCGCGACCACGCGCTGCTCGAACCGGCACTCGTCGCCCCCGATTCGCCGCGGATCGTGCACGGTGGCTCGATCGCCGTGCGAGCCCACGGCTGGCTGGCCGACCATGTCGTCGGCGACTCGGCCCTGGTCCCCGCGACCGCGTTCGTCGACATCGCACTGCACGCCGGTGCGGGGGCCGGTGTCGACGAGCTGACGATCGAGGCACCGCTGCGGCTGGCGGCGGCCGACACCGTCCAACTCCAGGTGGTCGTCGACGGGCAGCGCATCGACATCTACGCCAAGCAGCGTGCTGCCGACCGGTGGACGCGACACGCCTCGGGCCGGCTGTCGCAGCGCGGTCCGGCACCTGAGCCGTACCGCGCGGAATGGCCTCCTGCCGATGCGACCCAGCTGGACGTGGCGGGCCGATACGACACCTTCGCGTACGGGCCGGCGTTCCGCGCGGTGACCGCCCTGTGGAGCCGAGGCGACGAAGTGTTCGCCGAGGTCTCCCTTCCCGACGGCGTCGCGGGCAGGTTCGGGCTGCACCCCGTGCTGCTCGACGCGGCGGTCCACGTGGCGGCGCTGGCCGAGGGGCCGTCCGGCGGGGCCCGAGTGCCCTTCGTGTGGAACGGCGTCGAGCTGTACGCACCGGGCACGAGAAGCGCACGGATCCGATGTGTGCGCACCGGTTCCGACACCATCGGGGTGTACCTCTTCGACGACGCCGGCGAGCCGGTCGCGACCGTGGCGTCGATGTTCACCAGGCCGATGGCGCCGCAGGACACCATGCTCTTCCGCCCGCAGTGGATCCCGGTACCGGCCGTACCGGCCACCGGTGAGACGACGGTCGTCGAAATCGTCGACGGCCGGAGCGGCGCTGTCCGGAGTGCCGACGACCGGAGCGTCGCAGTCCGGTCCTTGACAACACGCGCGCTGGACGCGCTGCACGCCTGGCAGGGGCAGGGGCAGGGGCAGGAGCACGACGGGCATGGGCGCGACGGTCATGGGCAAGGGCACCGCGGCCGACTCGTCGTCGTCACCAGGAACGCCACGACCCCCGACCCGGACCTCGCGGCAGCCGCCGTGGGCGGCCTGGTGAGCGCTGCCGCCGCCGAGCATCCGGAGCGGATCACTCTGGTCGACCTGGACTCCGACCTTCCGGTGGACCGCGTGCTGGACCTCGTAGGCGGCAACCACGAACCGCAACTGGCCATCCGCGACGGCGTACCGCACGCGCTGCGGATCCGGCGTGCGGCACCGAGCGACACCCGGCCGATCGACCCGTCCGGAACCGTGCTGATCACGGGTGGCACGGGCGCGCTCGGCGCACTGCTCGCCCGGCATCTGGTCCACGAGCACGGCGTACGGCATCTCGTCCTGGTCAGTCGGCGCGGCCCGGCGGCCCCGGACGCGGAGCATCTGCGGACGGAACTGTCCGAACTGGGCGCCGATGTGCGGATCGTCGCCGCCGACGTGGCCGACCGCGGCGCGGTCGAGCGGCTGATCGGGGCATGCGACCCACCCCTGACGGCGGTCGTGCACACGGCGGCCGTGCTCGACGACGGCGTGCTCGCCACTCAGACACCGGCCCGCATGGACACCGTGCTGAAGGCGAAAGCGGATGCGGCCTGGGTGCTGCACGAGGCCACCGCGCGCCTTCCGTTGTCGGCGTTCGTGCTCTACTCCTCCGTCGCAGGCGTCTTCGGCAAGGCCGGACAGGCCAACTACGGTGCGGCCAACCGCTTCCTGGACGCGCTGGCCTGTCATCGCCGTGCGCTCGGTCTGCCGGCGGTGTCGCTGGCGTGGGGATTGTGGGAACCGGGCAGCGGTCTCGGTGACCAGATCTCCGACCTCGCCCGGCGGCGCATCCGCGCGTCCGGCATCGCCGGTCTCAGCGCGGAGCAGGGGCTGGCACTGTTCGACGCCGCGATCGGCTCCGCGGAACCGGTGCTGGTGCCGGTCCTGTTCGACCCGACCGCGACAGCTCTGCCGCCGATCGTCGGCAGCCTCGTAGGCAACCATCTGCCACCGGCCCGGCGGAGCTGGCCCGCGCAGATGCCGGAACCGGAGCTGCGCGAACTGCTGCGGGCCGAAATCGCCGCCGTGCTCGGTCAACCCGACCCGGCGGCGCTGCCCGACGACAAGCCGTTCACCGACCTCGGCTTCGACTCGCTTGCGGTGATCCAGATCCGCAACCGACTCAACGAGCTCACCGGGCTCGATCTGCCGGCGAGGCTGCTCTTCGAGAAACCGACGGTCGGCGGGCTCGCCGACCACCTGCACGGCGAGCTGTTCGGCCGGGAAGGCGGGGAAGGCGGGGAAGGCAGGGAAGGCGGGGAAGGCGGGGAAGGCGAGGTAGGCCGCGAGGCCCGAGCGACCACCCCACCTGGGGAGCCGAGGGACGCGACGAGGTACCGGCCATGA
- a CDS encoding peptidylprolyl isomerase: MSENVFFDVTANGEPLGRIEFKLYDDVVPKTARNFRELATGEHGFGFKGSPFHRVIPDFMLQGGDFTRQNGTGGKSIYGEKFADENFQLKHTKPGLLSMANAGPNSNGSQFFVTTIVTDWLDGKHVVFGEVVAGMDVVKAIEGLGSRSGATSKKVVIEDCGTV, from the coding sequence ATGAGTGAGAACGTCTTCTTCGACGTGACCGCGAACGGCGAGCCGCTCGGCCGCATCGAGTTCAAGCTGTACGACGACGTCGTCCCGAAGACAGCCCGCAACTTCCGTGAGCTCGCCACCGGCGAGCACGGTTTCGGCTTCAAGGGCTCGCCGTTCCACCGGGTCATCCCTGACTTCATGCTGCAGGGCGGGGACTTCACCCGGCAGAACGGCACGGGCGGCAAGAGCATCTACGGTGAGAAGTTCGCCGATGAGAACTTCCAGCTCAAGCACACCAAGCCGGGTCTGCTGAGCATGGCCAACGCGGGCCCGAACAGCAACGGCTCGCAGTTCTTCGTCACCACGATCGTCACGGACTGGCTGGACGGCAAGCACGTGGTCTTCGGCGAGGTCGTCGCTGGCATGGACGTCGTCAAGGCGATCGAAGGGCTTGGCAGCCGCTCCGGCGCCACCTCCAAGAAGGTCGTCATCGAGGACTGCGGCACCGTGTGA